aactcatggctttggcacatggatagcaaacttccacgcacccctgtccatagctagttcTTTGGTGGTACTCGAATCCTTCAtatctctcttaacggactcctcccatgtcaaatttggtctaccccgacctctcttgacattctccgcacgctttagccgttagctatgcactggagctttcggaggcctgcgctgaatatgcccaaaccatctcagatgatgttggacaagcttctcttcaattggtgctacccaactctatctcgtatatcatcattccaaACTCGagccttcctcgtgtggccacacatccatctcaacatacacatctccgccacacctaactgttgaacatgtcgccttttagtcggccaacactcagcaccatacaacattgcgggtcgaaccgccgtcatgtagaacttgccttttagcttttgtggcactctcttgtcacagagaatgccagaagcttggcaccacttcatccatccggctttgattcgatggttcacatcttcatcaatacccccatcctcctgcagcactgaccccaaatatcgaaaggtgtccttctgaggcaccacctgcccatcaaggcgaacctcctcctcctcacacctagtagtactaaaaccacacatcatgtactcggttttagttctactaagcctaaacccttcCAATTCGAAGGTTTGTCTCCatctaacttcctatttacctccgtctgactatcgtcaactagcaccacatcatccgcaaagagcatacaccatgggatatctccttgtatatcccttgtgacctcatccatcaccaaggcaaaaagataagggctcaaagctaacccttgatgcagtcctatcttaatcgggaagtcatcagtgttgacatcacttgttcgaacacttgtcacaacattatcgtacatgtccttgatgagggtgatgtactttgctgggactttgtgtttctccaagtcaatgaacaccatatacAAGTCCTTCTTTAGCTCCctgtatctctccataagttgtagtagcaagaaaatggcttccatggtcgacctcccaggcatgaaaccaaacttatttttggtcacgcttgtcattcttcttaagcggtgctcaatgactcgctcccatagcttcattgtatggctcatcagcttaattccacggtaattagtacaactATGAACATCCCCCTTGgtcttgaagattggtactaatatactccgtctccattcttctAGCATCTTGTTTGCCCaaaaaatgaggttgaaaagcttggttagccatactatcgctatgtccccgaGGCCCTTCCACACCTCATtggggatacaatcagggcccatcgccttgcctcctttcatcctttttaaagcctccttgacctcagactcctggattcgtcgcacaaaacgcatgctggtctcatcaaaggagtcgtccagttcaatggtagaactctcattctccccattgaacaacttgtcgaagtactcccgccatctatgcttaatctcctcATCCTTCATCAGGAGTTGGTCTGctccgtccttgatgcatttgacttggccaatatccctcgtcttcctctctcggatcttggccatcttatagatgtccctttcgCCTTCCTTCGTGCCTAACCGTTGGTAGATGTCCTCATACGCCTGACCCCTTGCTTCATTGACAACTTGCTTTGCGGCCTTCTTTgccatcttgtacttctctatgttgtctgcactcctatccaggtataggcgtctgaaacaatctttcttctctttaatcgccttctggacatcatcattccaccaccaggtatccttatcctcgcttctccttcccctggacactccaaactcctccgaggccaccttacgaatgcaagtcgccatcttcatccacaAATTGGCCGCATccccctccttcctcccaagggccctccttaatgaccctctccttgaacgcctgagctacctcccccttgagcttccaccacttTGTTCTAGCGACTTTGGCACGCTTTTCCCGCTGGACACGAATCCGAAAGCGGAAGTCAGCAATCACCAGCTTATGCTGAGCTACAACACTCTCTCCAGGTATCACCTTACAATCTAGGCTAGAGTGTTGGCCACTACTAGAAGTCACCAGATGTGATTCTCTCTTTCTAAAGAGGGTGTTAGCTACAATCATGTTGTAGGCTAGAGCAAAGCTTAAGACATCTCTCCTTCTTGATTCCTGATGCCATAGCCAAAGCCCCCATGCACCGCTTCAAAACCTGTGTTAGATGTACCCACGTGGCCATTGAggtctcctcctatgaagagcttctcGCCAATCGGTACACTCCTAACCATGTCTTCCAGGCCTTCCCAGAACTCCCTCTTGGTGTTCTAGCCGTGGCCTACTTGCGGGGCATACGCGCTGATAACATTGAGAACTAAGTCCCGAACTACCAGGTTGGCCAGGATAATCCGGTCCCCACGTCTCTTGACGTCTACCACTCCATACTTAAGGCTCTTATTGATCAAGATGCCTATGCCATTTCTGTTTGCAGCCGTCCCCGTGTACCACAGCTTGAAGCCGGtatcctccacctccttcgcctCCTGCCCCCTCCATTTGGTTTCTTGGACGCAAAGGATATCAACACCTCTCCTCACCACTGCATCAACTAGCTCCCGAAGCTTCCTTGTCAGAGACTCTATGTTCCAGCTACCTAAGCGGATCCTCCTAGGCTTGGCTAGCTTCCTTACCCTTCGCACTCGTCGAGTCAAATGCAAAGACCCTTGCTCATTTTCCACTACATCCGGGCGCCGATGTAGCGCGCCACCAGGGGGGTGACGGCCCGGCCCTTGCCCATTTGACACCACACCTGGGTTCCGATGTGGTGCGTCGCTGAGAGGGTTACGCTCCAACGAAAATCTTTTGGGTTTCGTCTCCATAAGTGGCTgagtttttacgttggctcgccaagcctatcacaaccctcctcctttaccCAGGCTTGGGACCGGCTATGTTGAGACAGCATAGGCGGAGTTCTATGTTGCATATTACTATATTAGAAAAATTGATTACGAAATAGTCCTATGAGTCTTTCTTTCAGTACAACATCAAATCAATTTCAATGCTTCAACATATTTGGTATCAAATTTTAACCATACTAAATTTTGGTATTGCAGCGTTTTGTATTTGATGCATGCAAAGATTTAACTCTCATCATTCTAATGGTAGCTGCTGCCATATCTCTTACGTTGGGCATGGCCACAGAGGTATTTTCTACCTCTTTACTAATTGTTTCCTTAGAATTATCCTTTCATTATATCATCTTCCTTAGCCATGGTAGTTTTGAACTTGAATAATTGTCATGCTTTACTATAACTGCATTTGTTATTTTCTCTTATCTAGGGTGTCAAGGAAGGATGGTATGAGGGGGGGAGTATTTTTTTAGCTGTTTTTCTTGTGATACTTGTCACCGGTAATTGATCGAGTTTGCGCATTTCCTACtatatttgttttgtttttgccTTCACCTTTAGCTTGCTGCGATCTAATTGTTTCTTTTTCATCTATCTAGCAACCAGTGATTACAGGCAATCACTTCAGTTTCAACATCTGAATGAGGAGAAACAGAACATACAAGTGGAGGTGAGTATGATCATGTGTTACTATATTTTGGTGCAGTTCCAGATATGAATTCCCACTCATTGCTTACATTCCTGATTTACCATATCTTTTAATTAGGTTCTTAGAGGTGGTAAAAGATTTCGAACTTCAATATTTGACCTTGTTGTGGGTGATGTGGTTCCCCTGAATATTGGTGACCAAGTAAGATGGTATATTATTTGTCAACTCTGTTTATTTTTTCACCCTAGAATAATTTGCTTACATTCATTACTTCACATTTTAGGTTCCTGCTGATGGTATCCTGATATCTGGCCATTCTCTTGCAATTGACGAATCAAGTATGACTGGGGAATCAAAAACTGTGAGTTCCGGTGCATAACTTCTTTCTTGAGGCGATTCAAACATGCTTTTTTTTGCGCCGAGACTCAAACACACCTCTTCGGATTTTCATGATGTGATATTATTTTTTAGGTTCACAAGGATCAAAAGGCTCCGTTCTTGATGTCTGGTTGCAAGGTTGCAGATGGCTATGGTTCTATGTTGGTGAGCACCACTATCTTAAGTGTTTAAGCAACATGTTAGGTTAACTTACTGTTTTCGGTGTGACAACACATAGCATTTTTCTCTCCCATTTGTGCTTTTTCTATATTTCGATTCTTAATGGTTAGACTTTAAATATCATAATATTTATCCACTTTGCCTATCAAATACAAAGGTAACAGGTGTGGGTATCAACACTGAATGGGGCCAGTTGATGGCTAACCTTTCTGAAGATAATGGTGAAGAAACCCCATTGCAGGTTAATTTCTGTTCAGGCTCATCTATATTCTTGCATGAATGAATACTGATGAGACTCTTTCAACCATGGAGTAGGTGCGTTTGAATGGTGTTGCTACTTTTATTGGCATGGTGGGTCTGTCAGTAGCTGGTGTTGTACTTGGCGTGCTTGCGATAAGGTATTTTGCATGATAATGCAGCACGAATAAATATACTCTTTATAACCACTTACTGAACTACAGATATTTTACTGGACATACCAAGAATCCGGATGGGACTGTTCAATTTCGGGCTGGAACTACTGGTCTCAAACAAGGATTTATGGGTGCAATCAGAATTTTAACAATCGCCGTATGTATTTTAAATACAAGTATACAGCTAATATCTTGAATCATTTTCATCTTTTGGTAACCTGATTTTGTGTAATACTATCCATAGGTAACCATCGTAGTTGTTGCTGTGCCTGAGGGACTTCCACTGGCCGTAACATTGACGTATGGATCTCCTTATTGTGCAAATTACTTGTAAATTTCAGTCACATGACTATCTATATTTTGCGGTTTCAGACTTGCGTATTCAATGCGAAAGATGATGCTAGACAAGGCGCTGGTAAAAAAAAATCCTATTTCTGTATAAAACATTCACATGATAGGAAACTTTATTATCCTTATTTTCTTTATTTAGGTGAGGCGGCTCTCATCTTGTGAAACAATGGGATCAGCGACTACTATATGTAGTGATAAGACAGGAACTCTCACCTTGAATAAGGTTTGTAAAATCAATCCGGTGCTTGTGCCATTAAACACCATTTGAAGATCTGTCATGATGCTATTCCAAGTCCCGATACGCTGCCCTGACAAGAGGATAATTCTTTTGATTTACTTTAAGTCTTGGAACATACCTGTCAGCATGGCACAACCAAAATTAACACAAAAAACAGCACCAATTTGATGCCAGGATCTTTGGGTCATCGTGGTTTGTTTTGTAATCCTTATATTATTGATTATGTAGATGACAGTTGTGGAGGCACACTTTATCGGGACAAGGTTGGATCCTTGTGATGATGTTAGGGCAATCTCAAGTAGTTCAGCGGCACTGCTTATTGAAGGAATTGCACAAAACACTACAGGAACTGTATTTTTGCCAGAGGTATATCAACTTTATTTCTTCCTTCTTTAATAATATTAGAGGTACCTGAATTATCTATTTATTAGAGGTACATGCATTATCCATTGTCCAGAAAAGCAATAACATACAGGTCGCCAATCTGTAATGTATAATCCAGCTAGCCTAGATTTAATTGAAAAGATCAGTAATTTTGATTAAGTTCATGGTTTATAAGGCGGTAGAGCGACCTAAAGCGAGCACCACCCGCTCTAACGCTTAAGCGCCTAAAGCGGGCAAATATCTAAGGTGCTGCCAGGGCGCCTTGTCGCTTAAGCGTCTGAAGCGGGATGCTTTATAAACAATGATTAAGTTATGACTGGTTACAGCCACTTTGTAAAGATTTGTTATTTTACTTTTATGTAAAACATGGTGGTCCATAATGCTATTTGAGGAACATTGGAGACGGTAATAGCCCAGTTTTCACCATCCGATCTTTATTTTTATTGTTTTTTCAGGATTTTTTACTTTTATTATAGGAGTTCAGCTTAGTGTTCTCTTCTGTACTAATCGCCTGGGAGTAAGTGAACTGCACTGGTCCTGCTATGTTCGAGATATAAGTGGTCAACAGTGGACACTAAGCAACTAGCCTCCACTTACAGCTAGAAACATGCACGTTCTCTGGTTTCTCTGCAGTACTCCTATTCACTTTCTTGTGCATGTTGATAAACTAGGAAAGCATCAGGCAGGAGATAACGAACTACTTTCTGAAAGTAGCAACCGGAGATTGAATCACATTTCAAATGAGATCTAGTGGAGTCCAGAATAATGTATCAGCTGTCAACACTTTGTCAGCTCCACCAAATCCATGAAAATTATGCTCACTTGAGGCTCTTAGCAGTGTGGAAACTGGGTGGTAACAAGCTGGTTACCTGTAAAGGCACTGTCTAAGTTTAAGATATGATCTCATAAAATTACCCCAATTTTATTATTTCCTGCCAATAACCAGACAGAAATCAGAACTGGGCAGATGCTTGGAGGCAGTCTAGGGAGAATGCTATGCTAACTGTCATCTACATATATCAGTTGCTTCCACAAAATTTCATCTGTTTTTTTTTCAATTTATAGGATGGGGGAGCAGCTGATGTTACAGGTTCACCAACTGAAAAAGCCATTCTTTCTTGGGGCCTTAAGGTACGACTAATTTTGCTTCATACAGAGTGTCTCCTTTAAGCTCCTTTTGTTGACTTGGCCTAACACAGTTGCACCTTGCACAGATAGGGATGGATTTCAATGATGTTCGGTCAAAGTCTTCAGTTCTTCATGTATTTCCATTTAATTCAGAGAAGAAGCGAGGTGGTGTTGCAGTGCAGGTAGTAAGGCACATATGTATCTAGAACCATTGGTGTATCTAAATTTGTGAATTAGATGAGTGTATCCATGAAGAATTAAACCACTTTTCAGGCTTATTTATATTTGGGTGCTTCATTATCCCAATCCCTTCTAATTTACCACATGTAGTTGGTAATAGATGTTTTGGTTATCAGTGCTTGTGAGTTGTGAGAGTTGACGCTATCAATTTTAACAGCTTCAGGACTATTTGGTTCCTGGTAGGCTGATATTGTTTTCCTGCTGGATATCTCGCGGGCTTTGCTTAAAGGACCAGCCAAATTTCTCACTTGAAGTGCTCAAATAGGGTTATCTACCAGTGGCAAACAGTTTCTCAATCTTGTTTAAGTTTAATATTATACGAACCAGAAGGGTTTTGAGAGTTCCCTTCCGTGATGGCCAGTTACTTTGAGGGCACAGATGACTGTTATTGGCAAGTAGATCTGGATATGAGCATTGGATGCCATTGAGCATTTGTTCTGATTATAGCATCAGGAGAGTGTTCCTTGGACCTTATGTCTTTTAGTATGCACAGATCTATGATATGAATTACGCAGTGTGTACGTTGTTTTGATAAAACTCCTGTTTTCTATTGTTTCGTATCCCAGTTTTTGTTCATGTTACCTCAAGGATGTTTGGTTACTGATTGCAGTCAGATACCGGGGTCCACATCCATTGGAAAGGTGCAGCTGAGTTAGTGCTATCATCTTGCAAAAGTTGGCTTTCTCTGGATGGTTCAGTTCAGCCAATGGGTGCACAGAAGGTAACTGCCATGCATAATTTGCCACCTGCTCAATTTCTTATACACTCTTACAATGTTGAAATGTTTGCAGCGTAATGAGTACAAGAAATCAATTGAAGACATGGCAAAGAGTTCACTACGATGTGTTGCTTTTGCATATTGTCAATGTGATATTGAAAAAATTCCGAAGGAAGACATAGCTGATTGGAAGTTACCTGAGGAGGATCTGACTCTTCTTGGTATTGTGGGCATAAAGGTTGGTCCTTATTGTTCGGTAGATTCACTTTCAGATTGATTGTATCTCTTAATTTTGAGTTTGACACAAATAACTAGGGTTGCTTCCGATACCCAAAGGATAGCCCTGTGTATAGTGTCCTATTCCATGCTCTATAGTGCCTGTGCTGGGAACATATGTTTCACTGATGCATCAGCTTGCAGCTATATGTGTGCTCAGATAGACGGATAGTATATGGCTGATCTGATTCATCGTCTTCTGATTTTCACAACCTATCCATGCTTTCTGGCTTTTGCTAAAACATGAAATATACCAGTATGCATCATACTTATCTCTAAATGATTCATCCCTTTTGTATTTATATGAGGCATCATAATTTGCAAGCATAATTTTTTCTGGTTAGTCATACTGCATTAGTTGATGACAACATCCATCTATTACTACTGCTATAAAGAGTTTCTTCGCCTGTAGGATCCATGTCGCCCAGGAGTGAGGAGTGCTGTACAATTATGCAAAAATGCTGGTGTAAAGGTATATCCTACTTGTGTTCTTATTTTTCTTGTTCTCATTGGAAATGTTTCACCTCTAATCTACATTAGTCATCGACGGAATGAACTGTGAGGCTAAATCCTCCATGGTATTTCTCATGTTCTCAATTAGGTCTAGTCTTTTACTTCTCACAGGATTGGCTCGTCATGTTTGTAGCTGGGCAAGGTTTCTAGCCATTTTCAGTTTCTTTACTTCCTATGCCATGATGCTATTCATATAATTTATTTTGTATTTTGGGGCGTTCAATTGTTTGTGTCCTGTTCATAAAACATGACTCTTTGTAAACTTTGACCTTGTTGGTTAGTTTCTCAATTGTAAACATGTTAGTTTCTTAAAGTTTTTGTTTTCCTTAAAATGGTTTTTTTTCGTCATTTCCCAATTTTGAATGTCACTGCTTCTTTTGTTGGCTTTTAATATTTGTTACATTTGTACATGTAGGTGCGCATGGTCACAGGAGATAATATTGAAACAGCCAAGGCAATAGCGTTGGAGTGCGGAATACTAGATGCAAATGGTGTTATTTCAGAGCCATTTGTAATAGAGGGAAAAGCGTTCCGCGAGATGTCTGAAATTGCAAGAGGAGAGATTGCTGACAAGATAACTGTAACTCTCTCCATTCTTAAGTCCCTTGTGTATATATGTTATACTGTGTTGAAGTAATAAACTTTATCTGTACTAAACACAATGATGCTTATGACTTACTTGAAGTCATTTGAAGTCGTGAATTCTTTTGTATAACTTCTAGTTTTTCTATCCTTCCCAGGAAGTCATTTTCTTTGAAGTTTCTGACATTCTTCTGATTGTTCTACAACTAATTAACTTTGAATTTCAGGTCATGGGAAGATCATCTCCAAATGACAAACTTTTGCTTGTCCAAGCTTTGAAAAGGAAAGGCCATGTTGTGGCTGTCACTGGTGATGGCACAAATGATGCCCCTGCATTGCATGAGGTGTCATGTGTAACTCATGATAAGCTATTAGTGGCCATTTATCTTGATATTGCAGAAGCTTCTGATTTATTCTTATATCTAATGCTTGATCTGTTGTATAGGCTGATATAGGTCTTGCAATGGGCATGTCAGGGACAGAAGTTGCTAAAGAAAGCTCTGACATTATAATCTTGGATGATGACTTCACATCTGTTGTGAAGGTTAGTGTTTTCTACGTTTTTTTTGGAAGAGATCTTTGTTATGAAGGATAACTGTTCTCAGCAATCATGATGGAGTTTTTTTGTGGGATGTCCCCGAAGGGACATCATGATGGACTTTTTCTTCTGTAACAAACTTGCATGGTGCTTTGACGGCAATATACCATCAAAGTAACCTGTGAGTGATATCATGTTTTGTGCTAATTGCTATCAGCTTcattgccaaaagagaaaaaaatgctATTGGTTGATAGTGTGTAGAGAGTACAGTTCATGGAGAAGCACATATAAGCCCGTACATGTTCTGATATGCTGCCTTATGCTGCTGAATAGCTATGGCATGTTAAGACTTTAACATAGTGTATATGCAAAATCCTTTGTAGATTGTGCTTAGGCACAAATTCTGGTCGCTCAACCTTCTTGTGATTTTGTGCACTTACACCTCTTATCTCTCTTTCTTTTTTAGGTTGTTCGCTGGGGACGCTCTGTCTATGCAAATATTCAGAAATTCATCCAGTTCCAGCTTACTGTTAACGTTGCCGCACTTGTGATTAATGTTATTGCAGCTGTGTCATCTGGTGACGTGCCTCTAAATGCTGTTGAGGTTGGGACCTCTCCTTTTCTCTTCCAACTATTTTTCAATCTTTAATATTTTCATTACTGCCATTGCCACTTATGTTGTGCATGAAAGATGTGCCGAAATCTTAATTGCAAGTACAAACACTTGTATGCCAAGGTTGGCTCTCATGCACAATGTTCCTAATTTGCAGCTTCTCTGGGTGAACCTTATCATGGATACACTGGGAGCTCTtgctttagcaactgaaccaccAACAGACAACCTTATGAAGAGACAGCCTGTTGGTCGAAGGCATGTAATATCACCCTACCTGTCTAGAGTATCGCATTATATGTTTCATGAAATGAGTTGAACTGTTTTCTACATAATTTACAATATTTCTCCCTGTTTTCTACTTCAGGGAGCCACTTGTGACCAATATTATGTGGAGAAACTTGTTTGTCCAGGTTGAATTTGCGTGACTCATTTGTATTCTTATAGCATACAATTGTTGTTTCATATTCTTCTGTTGTTCTGATTTACATGGAATTTTTGCAGGCCATTTACCAAATAGCAATCCTTCTTATCTTTAATTTCTCTGGAAAAAAGATTCTACGGCTGCAGAATGAAAGTCCAGATAACGCCGAGAAAATGAAGAACACATTTATCTTCAATACATTTGTATTTTGCCAGGTTGGTTGGATATTTTCTGATTCTACAACTGTAACAGGGTGTTACTTAAATTCTATGGTGCTCTTTAGATAGACTAATATTGGTATTTGATTTATCTAATAAATGTTCATGTTAAGGGTAGCATAGTGGCAGTGGTTGTCATCTTAAATAAACTGACCTACCATGTAAACTTAAGTTACTCCTTATAATAGGATATATCAGTGTAAATTGCATTCTGTAAATATTAGACTTGCTGTGGAACTGACACCATGAATAGTGACTGGCTAGCCTGTATCTGACCTAACATGGTAACAAAAGCATTGCTACTTATGCTCCATGGTGTAACTCTGAGTTGTGACTGCGAGAGCGTATGCTATTCTAGGGCTTGTGTCAAGGGTCCGAGGTCTTATGAAATAAAATTCCTCCAGTTGTTCAAAAAGTCTTCATGATGTGAAAAGGGGCATATGTCCTTATTGTCAATTACCGTGTGTTTTTTCTTAAACCAGCCACTTCAGTTGCTTGGTCTTAAGGTTTCAGTACATGTACAATTTAAGTTAGCCCTAGTTAAGTACCACCGGTAGTTGCCTAGTTATGTATGTTTCTCTCCTGAAACCGGAGAAAGCAGGATGCCCAGAACATTGCTCGGGTAAATGCTGAAATATCATTGATTAATTATCAAAAAGTGCTAGTGTCCTATGAAACATTGTGTAGGCCGCAAATGTATCGTTAGTTTGTCAGTCCTGATAGTTGATTGGGACTCAGCCTATAAGCAGTCCTTGGCCATACATACTACTTAGACACTATTATTAGCTTGGTCCCAGTTTGGGAATCAACAAGTGCGATCTTGTCAAATGCAGTGGTGGTCCCAGTTTGAGGTAAACCACCCA
This sequence is a window from Aegilops tauschii subsp. strangulata cultivar AL8/78 chromosome 7, Aet v6.0, whole genome shotgun sequence. Protein-coding genes within it:
- the LOC109742500 gene encoding calcium-transporting ATPase 5, plasma membrane-type isoform X1 — protein: MAVGSSPAPPEIRSPERDRPEDAAGAEGEEEEEEFGDAFDIPHKNASHDSLLRWRQAALVLNASRRFRYTLDLKKEEEKEIIRRTIRSHAQVIRAVFLFKEAGENDPREAYTGIKFTTASRGFPIEMEKLKTLNRDHDSVLLQEIRGVKGLSDLLKSNLDRGINPTEDELLQRRDVFGANTYPRKKRKSILRFVFDACKDLTLIILMVAAAISLTLGMATEGVKEGWYEGGSIFLAVFLVILVTATSDYRQSLQFQHLNEEKQNIQVEVLRGGKRFRTSIFDLVVGDVVPLNIGDQVPADGILISGHSLAIDESSMTGESKTVHKDQKAPFLMSGCKVADGYGSMLVTGVGINTEWGQLMANLSEDNGEETPLQVRLNGVATFIGMVGLSVAGVVLGVLAIRYFTGHTKNPDGTVQFRAGTTGLKQGFMGAIRILTIAVTIVVVAVPEGLPLAVTLTLAYSMRKMMLDKALVRRLSSCETMGSATTICSDKTGTLTLNKMTVVEAHFIGTRLDPCDDVRAISSSSAALLIEGIAQNTTGTVFLPEDGGAADVTGSPTEKAILSWGLKIGMDFNDVRSKSSVLHVFPFNSEKKRGGVAVQSDTGVHIHWKGAAELVLSSCKSWLSLDGSVQPMGAQKRNEYKKSIEDMAKSSLRCVAFAYCQCDIEKIPKEDIADWKLPEEDLTLLGIVGIKDPCRPGVRSAVQLCKNAGVKVRMVTGDNIETAKAIALECGILDANGVISEPFVIEGKAFREMSEIARGEIADKITVMGRSSPNDKLLLVQALKRKGHVVAVTGDGTNDAPALHEADIGLAMGMSGTEVAKESSDIIILDDDFTSVVKVVRWGRSVYANIQKFIQFQLTVNVAALVINVIAAVSSGDVPLNAVELLWVNLIMDTLGALALATEPPTDNLMKRQPVGRRHPLVTNIMWRNLFVQAIYQIAILLIFNFSGKKILRLQNESPDNAEKMKNTFIFNTFVFCQIFNEFNARKPEERNVFKGVTKNHLFMGIVCVTTVFQILIVEFLGKFFKIVRLNWSLWLVSVAIGVVSWPLAYLGKFIPVPVRPLQAYFKPCWKSSRRDEEEGRQG